The Williamsia sp. DF01-3 genome has a window encoding:
- a CDS encoding nitroreductase family deazaflavin-dependent oxidoreductase has translation MPLQGEYEPSTSDWAREQAEKIEASGGTEGNELNGMPVVVLTSVGRKSGKLRKSPLMRVENEGKYAAVASLGGAPKNPVWYYNVVANPHVELRDGPVVTDMIAREVTGDEKAEWWERAVAAFPPYADYQKKTDRAIPVFVLEPAE, from the coding sequence ATGCCACTTCAGGGCGAGTACGAACCGAGTACCAGCGATTGGGCGCGCGAGCAGGCCGAGAAGATCGAGGCCTCCGGCGGAACCGAGGGTAACGAACTCAACGGTATGCCGGTGGTGGTCCTGACGTCGGTGGGGCGCAAGTCCGGCAAGCTCCGCAAGTCGCCGCTGATGCGCGTGGAGAACGAGGGTAAGTACGCCGCTGTTGCCTCGCTGGGTGGCGCACCGAAGAACCCTGTGTGGTACTACAACGTGGTGGCCAACCCGCACGTGGAGCTGCGCGATGGCCCGGTGGTCACGGACATGATCGCCCGCGAGGTCACCGGCGACGAGAAGGCCGAATGGTGGGAGCGCGCCGTGGCGGCATTCCCGCCTTACGCCGACTACCAGAAGAAGACCGACCGGGCGATCCCGGTGTTCGTGCTCGAACCCGCTGAGTAA
- the dnaE gene encoding DNA polymerase III subunit alpha, translating into MSDSFVHLHNHTEYSMLDGAAKVKPMIAEATRLEMSAIGMTDHGNMFGGSEFYNVATDMGVKPIIGIEAYIAPESRFNTKRVLWGSREQKGDDVSGSGAYTHMTMVAENAAGLRNLFKLSSLASIEGQLGKWSRMDAELIAAHAEGIIATTGCPSGEVQTRLRLGHEREALEAAAKWQDIFGKENFFLELMEHGLEIEGRVRDGLLEIGRKLGIPPLVTNDCHYVTKGHAASHEALLCVQTGKTLSDPTRFKFDGDGYYLKSAAEMRELWDKEVPGGCDNTLLIGERVQSYAEVFEHRDRMPVFPVPEGETQQTWLRKEVAQGLKTRRFPDREVPQEYLERANYELDVIIQMGFPAYFLVVGDLIRHANEVGIRVGPGRGSAAGSLVAWALGITNIDPIPYGLLFERFLNPERVSMPDIDIDFDDRRRGDMVRYATERWGSDKVAQVITFGTIKTKAAIKDSARVQFGQPGYAIADRITKALPPPIMAKDISIAGITDPTHDRYKEASEVRQLIETDPDVKKIYDTALGLEGLIRNAGVHACAVIMSSEPLTEAIPVWKRPQDGAIITGWDYPSCEAIGLLKMDFLGLRNLTVIGDAIDNLKLNRNMDLDLDSLPLDDPKTYELLARGDTLGVFQLDGGPMRELLKRMQPTGFGDIVAVLALYRPGPMGMNAHNDYADRKNNRQPVTPIHPELEDPLKEILADTYGLIVYQEQIMQIAQKVAGYSLGQADLLRRAMGKKKLSELEKAYAGFRQGMLDNGFSEAAIKALWDTILPFAGYAFNKSHAAGYGLVSFWTAYLKANYPAEYMAGLLTSVADDKDKAAIYLADCRRLGITVLPPDVNHSQQNFAAVGDDIRFGLAAVRNVGTGVVASILAAREEKSNFSSFSDYLAKINVTACNKKVTESLIKAGAFDSLGHARKGLFLVHADAVDAVLGTKKAEAVGQFDLFGDAGGDGGAMTDDAFAVKVPDEEWDTKHKLALEREMLGLYVSGHPLNGVEHVISAQTDTSISSLLEGNVKDGAQIVIGGIISAVTRRVNKKGESYAVVQIEDMVGGVEVYFFPRAYQAYGMDIASDAVVLVKARVNLRDDSMMISANDLAVPDLSHVGVGKPISLTMPTRLCTADRVSALKQVLVRHPGTADVHVRLISGDKATTLKLDDQLRVNPTSALMGDLKALLGPSCLAT; encoded by the coding sequence GTGTCGGATTCGTTTGTGCATCTGCATAACCACACTGAGTACTCGATGCTTGACGGGGCGGCGAAGGTCAAACCGATGATCGCCGAGGCCACGAGGTTGGAGATGTCCGCGATCGGCATGACCGACCACGGAAACATGTTCGGCGGCAGCGAGTTCTACAACGTCGCCACCGACATGGGGGTCAAGCCCATCATCGGTATCGAGGCCTACATCGCGCCGGAGTCGCGCTTCAACACCAAGCGGGTGCTCTGGGGAAGTCGTGAGCAAAAGGGCGACGACGTCTCGGGTTCGGGCGCCTACACCCACATGACGATGGTGGCCGAGAACGCCGCCGGTCTGCGCAACCTGTTCAAGCTGTCGTCGCTGGCCTCCATCGAAGGCCAGCTCGGCAAGTGGTCGCGTATGGACGCCGAGCTGATCGCAGCTCACGCCGAGGGCATCATCGCGACCACCGGCTGCCCGTCCGGCGAGGTGCAGACGCGGCTGCGTCTCGGTCACGAGCGCGAGGCACTCGAAGCCGCCGCCAAATGGCAGGACATCTTCGGGAAAGAGAACTTCTTCCTCGAATTGATGGAACACGGCCTCGAGATCGAAGGCCGGGTCCGCGACGGGCTGCTGGAGATCGGCCGCAAGCTCGGGATCCCACCCCTGGTCACCAACGACTGCCACTACGTCACCAAGGGCCACGCGGCGAGCCACGAGGCCCTGCTCTGTGTGCAGACGGGCAAGACCCTGTCCGATCCCACACGCTTCAAGTTCGACGGCGATGGCTACTACCTCAAGTCGGCCGCCGAGATGCGCGAGTTGTGGGACAAGGAGGTGCCCGGCGGCTGCGACAACACCCTGCTAATCGGCGAGAGGGTGCAGAGCTACGCCGAGGTGTTCGAACACCGTGACCGGATGCCTGTGTTCCCGGTGCCCGAGGGCGAAACGCAGCAGACATGGTTGCGCAAAGAGGTGGCCCAAGGTCTCAAGACCCGGCGGTTCCCGGACCGCGAGGTGCCGCAGGAATACCTCGAGCGAGCGAACTACGAGCTGGACGTCATCATCCAGATGGGCTTTCCCGCGTACTTCCTGGTGGTCGGGGACCTCATCAGGCACGCCAACGAGGTCGGGATCCGGGTGGGGCCCGGTCGTGGTTCGGCCGCCGGTTCGCTGGTGGCCTGGGCGTTGGGCATCACCAACATCGACCCGATCCCGTACGGGTTGCTCTTCGAGCGATTCCTCAACCCCGAGCGTGTGTCGATGCCCGATATCGACATCGACTTCGACGACCGTCGCCGCGGCGACATGGTGCGTTACGCCACCGAGAGGTGGGGCAGCGACAAGGTCGCCCAGGTCATCACCTTCGGAACCATCAAGACCAAGGCCGCGATCAAGGACTCCGCCCGCGTCCAGTTCGGTCAGCCCGGATACGCCATCGCCGACCGCATCACCAAGGCGCTGCCGCCGCCCATCATGGCCAAGGACATCTCGATCGCGGGAATCACCGATCCCACGCACGATCGGTACAAAGAGGCCAGCGAGGTCCGCCAGCTCATCGAGACCGATCCCGATGTCAAGAAGATCTACGACACCGCACTGGGGCTCGAAGGGCTGATCCGCAACGCCGGTGTGCACGCCTGCGCGGTGATCATGTCGTCCGAGCCGCTGACCGAGGCGATCCCGGTATGGAAGCGCCCGCAGGACGGCGCCATCATCACCGGCTGGGACTACCCCTCGTGTGAGGCCATCGGCCTGTTGAAGATGGACTTCCTGGGGTTGCGCAACCTCACGGTCATCGGCGACGCGATCGACAACCTCAAGCTCAACCGCAACATGGATCTCGACTTGGATTCGTTGCCGCTGGATGATCCCAAGACCTACGAGTTGCTCGCCAGGGGAGACACCCTCGGGGTGTTCCAGCTCGACGGCGGGCCGATGCGTGAGCTCCTCAAGCGTATGCAGCCCACGGGATTCGGCGACATCGTTGCAGTGCTCGCGCTGTACCGCCCCGGACCGATGGGCATGAACGCCCACAACGACTACGCCGACCGCAAGAACAACAGGCAGCCGGTCACCCCCATCCATCCCGAGCTCGAAGACCCGCTCAAGGAGATCCTGGCCGACACCTACGGCCTGATCGTCTACCAAGAGCAGATCATGCAGATCGCCCAGAAGGTCGCCGGTTACTCGCTCGGACAGGCCGACCTGCTCCGTCGGGCCATGGGTAAGAAGAAGCTGTCCGAACTCGAGAAGGCGTACGCCGGTTTCCGCCAGGGAATGCTCGACAACGGATTCTCCGAGGCCGCGATCAAGGCACTATGGGACACCATCCTCCCGTTCGCCGGATACGCCTTCAACAAGTCGCACGCAGCCGGCTACGGACTGGTCTCGTTCTGGACCGCCTATCTCAAGGCCAACTACCCGGCCGAGTACATGGCCGGTCTGCTCACGTCGGTGGCCGACGACAAGGACAAGGCCGCGATCTACCTGGCCGACTGCCGGCGCCTCGGCATCACGGTGCTGCCACCCGATGTCAACCACTCTCAGCAGAACTTTGCGGCTGTCGGCGACGACATCCGGTTCGGACTCGCCGCGGTGCGCAACGTCGGAACAGGTGTGGTCGCCTCGATTCTCGCTGCGCGGGAGGAGAAATCGAACTTCTCGAGCTTCTCGGACTACCTTGCCAAGATCAACGTCACGGCCTGCAACAAGAAGGTCACCGAGTCGCTCATCAAAGCAGGCGCCTTCGACTCGCTCGGTCACGCCCGTAAAGGGCTGTTCCTGGTCCACGCCGATGCGGTCGACGCTGTCCTGGGTACCAAGAAGGCCGAAGCCGTCGGCCAATTCGACCTGTTCGGCGACGCCGGCGGTGACGGTGGTGCGATGACCGACGACGCCTTCGCCGTCAAGGTCCCCGACGAGGAATGGGACACCAAGCACAAGCTCGCCCTGGAGCGAGAGATGCTGGGGCTGTATGTGTCCGGGCACCCGCTCAACGGGGTCGAGCACGTCATCTCTGCCCAGACCGATACTTCGATCAGCTCGCTCCTGGAGGGCAACGTCAAGGACGGGGCCCAGATCGTGATCGGCGGCATCATCTCCGCAGTGACCAGACGCGTCAACAAAAAGGGCGAGTCGTATGCGGTGGTGCAGATCGAGGACATGGTCGGTGGGGTCGAGGTCTACTTCTTCCCCCGCGCCTACCAGGCGTACGGCATGGACATCGCCTCCGACGCGGTGGTGCTGGTGAAGGCACGGGTCAATCTGCGCGACGACAGCATGATGATCTCAGCCAACGACCTCGCGGTTCCGGACCTGTCTCACGTGGGCGTCGGGAAGCCGATCTCCCTGACGATGCCCACCCGGTTGTGTACAGCGGACCGCGTCAGTGCGCTCAAGCAGGTACTGGTGCGCCATCCCGGCACCGCCGATGTGCATGTGCGCCTGATCAGCGGCGACAAGGCCACCACCCTCAAACTCGACGACCAATTGAGGGTCAACCCGACGTCGGCCCTGATGGGTGACCTCAAGGCGCTGTTGGGGCCCTCCTGCCTGGCCACCTGA